In Stigmatopora nigra isolate UIUO_SnigA chromosome 2, RoL_Snig_1.1, whole genome shotgun sequence, a single window of DNA contains:
- the mrps18a gene encoding large ribosomal subunit protein mL66 — MAAHCVMRSVWSSFSALHGAVSGHLRSLQKIQVPNLPHSMIQRRGIRQVIEKQEGKTLTIEGKILEMSNVSQPPNPSAKCPIYKWNLQNKYNYTDVLLLSQFIRSDGGMLPKRITGLCPAEHNKVAVCVQMAHRAGLLPDHRPKLPEGHVPKRIRPELNRYLTRWSVKSVKPIYKRGLKWCKKRMCVGSPLLKNNVRFGPRPLYIKH; from the exons ATGGCAGCCCACTGTGTTATGCGCTCCGTCTGGAGCTCATTTTCAGCACTACACGGTGCTGTAAGTGGACATCTAAGATCCCTGCAAAAGATACAAGTACCAAATTTACCTCATTCCATGATTCAAAGAAGAGGAATCAGGCAAG TCATTGAAAAGCAAGAGGGGAAAACGTTGACT ATTGAAGGAAAAATCCTGGAAATGTCAAACGTCTCACAACCTCCAAACCCAAGCGCCAAGTGTCCAATTTATAAATGGAACCTGCAGAACAAATACAACTACACG GATGTTTTGCTGCTTAGTCAATTTATCCGATCAGATGGTGGAATGCTGCCCAAAAGAATCACTGGTCTTTGCCCCGCAGAGCATAACAAGGTTGCCGTTTGCGTACAAATGGCTCACCGAGCAG GTTTGCTGCCCGACCATAGACCAAAACTCCCAGAAGGCCACGTCCCAAAGAGAATCAGGCCCGAACTCAAcag ATACCTGACCCGGTGGTCCGTGAAATCTGTCAAACCCATCTACAAACGCGGGCTAAAGTGGTGCAAGAAGCGCATGTGTGTAGGAAGTCCTTtgctaaaaaataatgtacGTTTCGGACCTAGGCCACTTTACATAAAACATTAA